Proteins found in one Acipenser ruthenus chromosome 18, fAciRut3.2 maternal haplotype, whole genome shotgun sequence genomic segment:
- the LOC131698590 gene encoding sterile alpha motif domain-containing protein 10-like: MAVDAAASFSFCRNVLEHTVSAEELNYQLPRQPGGSLTWHDGRGQRVAGGRTVKLLQQPGTETIQIRSGQAFSVYHTSPTLTSLSKPVVLWTQQDVCKWLKKHCPHNYLTYVEAFSHHAITGRALLRLNGEKLERMGIVQETLRQEVLQQVLQLQVREEVRNLQLLSQASFGNL; the protein is encoded by the exons CGGCTGCCAGCTTCAGTTTCTGCAGGAATGTTCTGGAGCACACTGTCTCGGCGGAGGAGCTCAACTACCAGTTGCCCCGGCAGCCAGGGGGCAGCCTTACCTGGCATGATGGGAGAGGGCAAAGGGTGGCAGGTGGCAGGACCGTCAAACTGCTGCAGCAGCCAGGGACAGAAACAATACAG ATCAGATCGGGTCAGGCGTTCAGTGTCTACCACACAAGCCCCACGCTGACCAGTCTATCCAAACCGGTCGTCCTCTGGACACAGCAGGACGTCTGCAAATGGCTGAAGAAGCACTGTCCACACAACTACTTGACCTACGTAGAGGCCTTCTCACACCACGCTATTACAG GGCGAGCACTCCTGAGACTGAACGGGGAGAAGCTGGAGCGCATGGGCATTGTTCAGGAGACTCTGCGGCAGGAGGTCCTACAGCAGGTGCTGCAGCTGCAGGTGCGAGAGGAGGTGCGGAACCTGCAGCTCCTCAGTCAAG CTTCTTTTGGAAATCTCTAG